The following proteins are co-located in the Microbacterium sp. Clip185 genome:
- a CDS encoding DHA2 family efflux MFS transporter permease subunit has product MDAPSSRRWAGLVFISVAVSLIIVDSTIVNVAVPSIVDELGVSSTEVQWIQEAYTLVFAAFLLLFGSIADRIGRRRLMLIGVVLFALASIGAALAPDGRLLILARLVQGVGGAMILPTTLSLINATFRGKERGIAFAVWGSTIGGMAAVGPLLGGWLTTAFSWRWAFGINLPLAVIIVIGVLLTVPESRESARRGIDGVGALLSVILFGSLVFGLIEGRTYGWWQNTDTTFSLGSFTWPFSISPVPVAFAIAVVALVAFISWSVHRVHRGRAALLDLSLFRIGTFRDGNLVALTVALGEFGIILSLPLWLQFVLGFDALQTGLVLLALAIGSFVASGFAGAASGHITPLTIVRVGLLAEIIGVVWVGLVVAPDAAWGWLLPALFVYGFGVGLATAQLTGVILQDVPVELSGQGSGTQSTSRQVGAALGVAILGTVLFTSTGGLLASSLDGAGVPASQRDEIVSSVVDSAGGAIAGLAANPQTAEIATAAETAFSDGTRYAAFTAAGFIAVGLVATLTLGVRRPEEVEKG; this is encoded by the coding sequence ATGGACGCTCCGTCATCCCGTCGCTGGGCGGGCCTGGTCTTCATCAGCGTCGCCGTGTCGCTGATCATCGTCGACTCGACGATCGTGAACGTCGCGGTGCCCTCGATCGTCGACGAACTCGGCGTCTCCTCGACCGAGGTGCAGTGGATCCAGGAGGCGTACACGCTCGTCTTCGCCGCGTTCCTCCTGCTGTTCGGGTCGATCGCCGACCGCATCGGCAGGCGACGGCTCATGCTCATCGGCGTCGTCCTGTTCGCGCTCGCCTCCATCGGCGCAGCGCTCGCCCCCGACGGACGCCTGCTGATCCTCGCCCGACTCGTGCAGGGCGTCGGCGGCGCGATGATCCTGCCGACGACCCTCTCCCTCATCAACGCGACCTTCCGCGGCAAGGAGCGCGGCATCGCGTTCGCCGTGTGGGGCTCGACGATCGGCGGCATGGCGGCCGTCGGACCACTGCTGGGCGGCTGGCTCACCACGGCGTTCTCGTGGCGCTGGGCCTTCGGCATCAATCTGCCTCTCGCGGTCATCATCGTGATCGGCGTACTGCTGACCGTCCCGGAGTCGCGGGAGTCGGCCCGGCGCGGCATCGACGGGGTGGGCGCCCTCCTGTCCGTCATCCTCTTCGGCTCGCTCGTGTTCGGACTCATCGAAGGGCGCACCTACGGCTGGTGGCAGAACACCGACACCACCTTCTCGCTCGGCTCGTTCACCTGGCCGTTCTCGATCTCGCCCGTGCCCGTGGCCTTCGCGATCGCCGTCGTCGCACTCGTCGCCTTCATCTCGTGGAGCGTGCACCGGGTGCACCGCGGACGCGCGGCGCTGCTCGATCTCTCCCTGTTCCGCATCGGAACCTTCCGCGACGGCAACCTCGTCGCGCTCACGGTCGCCCTGGGCGAGTTCGGCATCATCCTGTCACTCCCGCTGTGGCTGCAGTTCGTGCTCGGCTTCGACGCGCTGCAGACCGGCCTGGTGCTCCTGGCTCTCGCGATCGGCTCCTTCGTCGCGAGCGGATTCGCCGGCGCCGCATCCGGACACATCACCCCCCTCACGATCGTGCGAGTAGGGCTGCTCGCCGAGATCATCGGCGTCGTCTGGGTCGGCCTCGTCGTCGCCCCGGATGCGGCGTGGGGCTGGCTGCTGCCGGCGCTCTTCGTCTACGGCTTCGGCGTCGGACTCGCGACCGCACAGCTCACGGGCGTCATCCTGCAGGACGTGCCGGTCGAGCTCTCCGGGCAGGGTTCGGGCACGCAGTCCACCTCCCGCCAGGTCGGCGCGGCCCTCGGCGTCGCGATCCTCGGAACCGTGCTGTTCACCTCGACCGGCGGCCTGCTGGCGAGCTCGCTCGACGGTGCGGGAGTGCCGGCATCCCAGCGCGACGAGATCGTGTCGAGCGTTGTCGACTCCGCGGGCGGGGCCATCGCGGGCCTGGCCGCGAACCCGCAGACGGCCGAGATCGCGACCGCCGCCGAGACGGCCTTCTCCGACGGGACCCGCTACGCCGCGTTCACCGCGGCGGGATTCATCGCCGTGGGTCTGGTGGCGACCCTCACCCTCGGCGTGCGGCGTCCAGAAGAGGTCGAGAAGGGGTAG
- a CDS encoding alpha/beta hydrolase, which produces MPEFTDALGVAIVYDVHPAQGTARGVIQLLHGVGEHAGRYPVLISALTAAGFTVYADDHRGHGRTGLKQWGDPARLGRLGRGGHRAAVDAIWQLTRRIRDQNPDLPLVLLGHSWGSFLAQILVNRHPEAYDAVVLSGSALRLPGTLNAGNLNAPWRREDATGTAWLASDLSVGRAFIDDPLTTSTPLLKLFGPVDAARLFGRPRRSLGRDIPILLMVGREDTVGGPRSVHKLAAEYRERSGLTDVTTLVYPGARHEIFNEVMQADVRADLLAWLDARIPSRV; this is translated from the coding sequence ATGCCGGAGTTCACCGACGCGCTCGGCGTCGCGATCGTCTATGACGTCCATCCCGCCCAGGGCACCGCGCGCGGTGTCATCCAACTGCTCCACGGCGTCGGTGAGCACGCGGGCCGTTATCCCGTGCTCATCTCCGCCCTCACCGCCGCGGGCTTCACGGTGTACGCGGACGACCACCGCGGGCACGGGCGCACAGGCCTCAAGCAGTGGGGGGATCCCGCGCGGCTCGGCCGGCTCGGCCGCGGCGGGCACCGGGCGGCGGTGGATGCCATCTGGCAGCTCACCCGCCGCATCCGCGACCAGAACCCCGACCTGCCGCTCGTGCTGCTGGGTCACTCCTGGGGGTCCTTCCTCGCGCAGATCCTGGTGAACCGGCATCCGGAGGCGTACGACGCCGTCGTGCTGTCCGGGTCGGCGCTGCGCCTGCCCGGCACACTGAACGCCGGCAACCTCAACGCGCCCTGGCGGCGCGAGGATGCCACGGGCACCGCCTGGCTCGCGAGCGACCTCTCGGTCGGACGCGCCTTCATCGACGATCCCCTCACCACGAGCACACCGCTGCTGAAGCTCTTCGGCCCCGTCGACGCCGCGCGGTTGTTCGGCCGTCCGCGCCGGAGCCTGGGCCGCGACATCCCGATCCTGCTCATGGTCGGGCGTGAGGACACCGTGGGCGGCCCCCGCAGCGTCCACAAGCTCGCCGCCGAGTACCGCGAACGATCCGGGCTCACCGACGTCACGACCCTCGTCTACCCGGGCGCGCGCCACGAGATCTTCAACGAGGTGATGCAGGCCGACGTGCGCGCCGACCTCCTGGCCTGGCTCGACGCCCGCATCCCCTCCCGCGTCTGA
- a CDS encoding lipoate--protein ligase family protein, whose protein sequence is MHGEYKVPGGKLVVVDLEVREGRIADVHLAGDFFLEPDEALIDINRAIEGLSVETDAAAIAAAVRQALPDGAQLLGFSPEAVGTVVRRALVTAPGWKDFSWEVVHDAPVSPRMNLALDEVLTARVGDGRRNPTLRLWEWNESAVVIGSFQSLRNEVDPEGAARHGYDVVRRISGGGAMMMGANAIITYSLYVPASLVAGMTFADSYAFLDDWALQALRSLGVEATYQPLNDISSPQGKIGGAAQKRLANGGVLHHATLSYDLDGEVMTEVLRIGREKLSDKGTVSAAKRVDPLRRQTGLPREQIIERFISTFSTMYGATTGHITEEEYAEAEALVQSKFATDAWLQRVP, encoded by the coding sequence ATGCACGGTGAGTACAAGGTCCCCGGGGGCAAGCTCGTTGTCGTCGATCTCGAGGTGCGGGAGGGGCGCATCGCCGACGTGCACCTCGCCGGCGACTTCTTCCTCGAGCCGGACGAGGCGCTGATCGACATCAACCGGGCGATCGAGGGACTCTCGGTCGAGACGGATGCGGCCGCGATCGCCGCCGCGGTGCGCCAGGCGCTTCCGGACGGCGCGCAGCTGCTCGGCTTCTCGCCCGAGGCGGTCGGCACGGTCGTTCGACGGGCGCTGGTCACCGCTCCCGGATGGAAGGACTTCTCCTGGGAGGTCGTGCACGACGCGCCCGTCTCGCCGCGGATGAACCTCGCGCTCGACGAGGTGCTCACCGCCCGCGTCGGCGACGGTCGCCGCAACCCCACGCTCCGGCTCTGGGAGTGGAACGAGTCCGCCGTGGTCATCGGCTCGTTCCAGTCGCTGCGCAACGAGGTCGACCCGGAGGGTGCGGCGCGCCACGGCTACGACGTCGTGCGCCGGATCTCGGGCGGCGGCGCGATGATGATGGGCGCCAACGCGATCATCACGTACTCGCTGTACGTGCCGGCATCCCTCGTGGCCGGCATGACGTTCGCCGACTCGTACGCGTTCCTCGACGACTGGGCGCTGCAGGCGCTGCGCTCGCTCGGGGTGGAGGCCACGTACCAGCCGCTCAACGACATCTCCTCCCCGCAGGGCAAGATCGGCGGTGCCGCGCAGAAGCGCCTCGCCAACGGCGGCGTGCTGCACCACGCGACCCTGAGCTATGACCTCGATGGCGAGGTCATGACCGAGGTGCTGCGCATCGGCCGCGAGAAGCTGAGCGACAAGGGCACGGTGTCAGCCGCGAAGCGCGTCGACCCGCTGCGGCGCCAGACGGGGCTGCCGCGAGAGCAGATCATCGAACGGTTCATCAGCACCTTCTCCACCATGTACGGCGCGACCACCGGGCATATCACCGAAGAGGAATACGCCGAAGCGGAGGCGCTCGTTCAGAGCAAGTTCGCGACGGATGCGTGGCTGCAGCGCGTGCCGTGA
- a CDS encoding DNA-methyltransferase: MTEPTRGTVAIHHGDNLAIAKELPSGAFTLVYLDPPFNTGRSRIRAIETATASTPDAVSRPGFRGQEYARLRGDLRAYDDRFDDYWGFLEPRLLEAWRLLADDGTLYLHLDYREVHYAKVMLDALFGRERFLNEIVWAYDYGAKSRRRWPTKHETILVYVKDPARYFFDADAVDREPYMAPGLVTAEKAARGKLPTDVWWHTIVPTSGSEKTGYPTQKPEGVLRRIVQASSRPGDAVLDLFAGSGTTGAVAAPLGRHAVLVDDNADAVAVMRQRMPRAVLIPPLSREA; the protein is encoded by the coding sequence GTGACCGAACCCACCCGCGGAACCGTCGCCATCCACCACGGCGACAACCTGGCCATCGCGAAGGAGCTCCCCTCCGGAGCCTTCACGCTCGTCTACCTCGATCCGCCGTTCAACACGGGGCGCTCCCGCATCCGCGCGATCGAGACGGCGACCGCGTCCACCCCGGATGCGGTCTCGCGTCCTGGCTTCCGCGGGCAGGAGTACGCGCGCCTTCGGGGCGACCTGCGCGCGTACGACGACCGGTTCGACGACTACTGGGGGTTCCTCGAGCCCCGGTTGCTCGAGGCCTGGCGTCTGCTCGCCGACGACGGCACGTTGTACCTGCATCTCGACTACCGCGAGGTGCACTACGCGAAGGTCATGCTCGACGCCCTCTTCGGTCGCGAGCGGTTCTTGAACGAGATCGTGTGGGCCTACGACTACGGCGCCAAGAGCCGCCGCCGGTGGCCGACGAAGCACGAGACGATCCTCGTGTACGTGAAGGACCCGGCCCGGTACTTCTTCGACGCCGACGCGGTGGACCGCGAGCCGTACATGGCGCCGGGGCTCGTCACGGCGGAGAAAGCGGCGCGCGGCAAGCTGCCCACCGACGTGTGGTGGCACACGATCGTGCCGACCTCCGGCAGCGAGAAGACCGGGTACCCGACGCAGAAGCCCGAGGGCGTCCTGCGTCGGATCGTGCAGGCATCGAGCCGTCCCGGCGATGCCGTGCTCGACCTCTTCGCGGGCAGCGGCACGACCGGCGCGGTCGCCGCTCCCCTCGGCCGGCATGCGGTGCTCGTGGATGACAACGCGGATGCGGTCGCCGTCATGCGTCAGCGGATGCCGCGCGCCGTCCTCATCCCACCCCTGTCCCGCGAGGCCTGA
- a CDS encoding carboxylesterase/lipase family protein, which translates to MTDPLVTVSTGALRGVRRPGSLAFLGIPFAAAPVGANRFAAPQPVAPWDGVRDATSYGPTPQRGDTGITLIPEPSVPGEATLNVNVFTPDTDAADGFPVLVWIHGGGYISGSPASPWYDGDTFARQGIVVVTLSYRLGFDGFGAIEGAVSNRGVRDWMAALEWVQQNIAAFGGDPARVTIGGQSAGGGAVLTLLGMPAAQHLFAAAWSISGALGDVPLDEARARAARLAVAAGVSADLDGFASVPEERLHALQSTIELAPHRGRLAPLREMIAERAWGPAVDGELLRTDTPTSIASGVGADKPLLIGSTADEFTMVTDSFAPKLRLVPAWLALAILGLDRRRRRAYLRDNPGPRAKGTAAVLGRYVTDRVFGALVPRVADARRSAAPTWAYRFTWPSPTIGWACHCLDVPFWFGRLEADGVARIAGANPPASLAERMHATAVAFIREHRAPWTPWREAPGITQVFDVDSPVVEDGYAGTAALL; encoded by the coding sequence ATGACCGATCCTCTCGTCACCGTCTCGACCGGCGCCCTTCGCGGCGTCCGCCGGCCGGGCTCCCTCGCCTTCCTCGGCATCCCCTTCGCGGCCGCCCCGGTCGGCGCGAACCGCTTCGCGGCGCCTCAGCCCGTGGCACCGTGGGACGGCGTGCGCGACGCGACCTCCTACGGCCCGACCCCGCAGCGCGGCGACACCGGCATCACCCTCATCCCCGAGCCGTCCGTGCCGGGCGAGGCGACGCTCAACGTGAACGTCTTCACCCCCGACACGGATGCGGCGGACGGCTTCCCCGTCCTCGTGTGGATTCACGGCGGCGGCTACATCTCCGGCTCGCCCGCGAGCCCCTGGTACGACGGTGACACGTTCGCCCGCCAGGGGATCGTCGTCGTGACCCTCTCGTACCGGCTCGGCTTCGACGGCTTCGGGGCGATCGAGGGCGCGGTGAGCAATCGCGGCGTGCGGGACTGGATGGCTGCCCTCGAGTGGGTGCAGCAGAACATCGCCGCGTTCGGCGGCGACCCCGCCCGGGTGACGATCGGCGGACAGTCCGCCGGCGGCGGGGCGGTGCTGACGCTGCTCGGGATGCCGGCGGCGCAGCACCTTTTCGCGGCAGCCTGGTCGATCTCCGGCGCCCTGGGAGATGTTCCGCTCGACGAGGCGCGCGCCCGCGCCGCCCGCCTGGCCGTCGCGGCCGGAGTGAGCGCCGATCTCGACGGTTTCGCCTCGGTTCCCGAGGAGAGGCTGCACGCCCTGCAGAGCACGATCGAGCTCGCCCCGCACCGCGGACGGCTCGCACCGCTGCGGGAGATGATCGCCGAGCGCGCGTGGGGCCCCGCCGTCGACGGCGAGCTGCTCCGCACCGACACCCCGACCTCGATCGCCTCGGGCGTCGGCGCCGACAAGCCGCTGCTGATCGGCTCCACGGCCGACGAGTTCACGATGGTGACCGACTCCTTCGCCCCGAAGCTCCGCCTCGTCCCGGCCTGGCTGGCACTTGCGATCCTGGGGCTCGACCGCCGCCGGCGGCGCGCCTACCTGCGGGACAACCCCGGCCCGCGCGCGAAGGGGACCGCCGCCGTGCTCGGGCGCTATGTGACCGACCGCGTCTTCGGCGCGCTCGTGCCGCGCGTGGCGGATGCCCGCCGGTCGGCTGCCCCGACGTGGGCGTACCGGTTCACGTGGCCCTCGCCGACGATCGGCTGGGCCTGCCACTGCCTCGACGTGCCGTTCTGGTTCGGGCGGCTCGAGGCGGACGGCGTGGCCCGGATCGCGGGAGCCAACCCGCCCGCATCCCTCGCCGAACGGATGCACGCGACGGCGGTGGCCTTCATCCGCGAGCATCGGGCGCCCTGGACGCCGTGGCGCGAGGCCCCCGGCATCACGCAGGTCTTCGACGTCGACTCCCCCGTCGTCGAAGACGGCTACGCCGGCACGGCCGCGCTGCTCTGA
- a CDS encoding TetR/AcrR family transcriptional regulator, with product MTQRGSYAKGVARREQILEAALAVIAREGYRAASVREIADAVGLSQAGLLHYFDSKEHLFVEILRKRDELDLRAYHPEGAEDLPAAYERMIAHNAQVPGLVHLFARMSVEASDPAHPAHAYFAERTSGFLDGLRGWFQEAADAGRMTPEVSPATASRLVQAAWDGAQLQWLLDPSVDMAAIVRAAFQSALTGRQMQRR from the coding sequence ATGACGCAACGGGGGTCCTACGCCAAGGGCGTCGCCCGGCGTGAGCAGATCCTCGAGGCGGCGCTCGCGGTGATCGCGCGCGAGGGCTACCGCGCCGCATCCGTCCGCGAGATCGCTGATGCCGTAGGGCTCAGCCAGGCGGGGCTGCTGCACTACTTCGACAGCAAGGAGCACCTGTTCGTCGAGATCCTCCGCAAGCGCGACGAGCTCGACCTGCGCGCCTACCACCCGGAGGGCGCCGAAGACCTGCCCGCGGCCTACGAGCGGATGATCGCGCACAACGCCCAGGTGCCCGGGCTCGTGCACCTGTTCGCGCGGATGTCGGTGGAGGCGAGCGATCCCGCACACCCGGCGCACGCGTACTTCGCCGAGCGCACGTCCGGATTCCTCGACGGCCTCCGCGGCTGGTTCCAGGAGGCAGCGGATGCCGGCCGGATGACGCCCGAGGTGTCGCCGGCCACCGCCAGCCGACTCGTGCAGGCCGCGTGGGACGGCGCGCAGCTGCAGTGGCTGCTGGATCCGTCGGTCGACATGGCCGCGATCGTCCGTGCGGCGTTTCAGAGCGCCCTGACCGGAAGGCAGATGCAACGGCGATGA
- a CDS encoding glycoside hydrolase family 3 C-terminal domain-containing protein: protein MTDVSPAELTLEEKASLTSGRDFWTTKPIERVGVPSIMMTDGPHGLRKQSAASDHLGLAQSVPATCFPPAVGLGSSFDPELAERVGVALGTESALENVAVILGPGVNIKRSPLCGRNFEYFSEDPIVSGVMGAGLVRGIQSRGVGASLKHFAANNQETDRLRVSSDVDPRPLREIYLRGFQRVVEDAQPWTVMCSYNRINGVYASEDPWLLTSVLRGEWGFEGLVVSDWGAVNDRVAGVVAGLDLEMPSSGGRTDAQLVAAVKDGSLDEAAVDLAAGRVLDLVRKAAARPAASGALDVDAHHALAREAAGRSIVLLKNDGDILPLDRSQRIAVIGAFAVEPRFQGAGSSLINPTRVDAALDAIREAADGEVAYAAGFTFDGSGDADALRTEAVAAAASAERVVLFLGLPAAEESEGFDRTHIDLPAAQLALVDEVVKANPNVVVVLSNGGVVALPFAERVPAILEGWLLGQAGGSATADVLFGDVNPSAKLTETIPLRLEDTPSYGSFPGEFGHVRYGEGLLVGYRGFDASGKDVAFPFGHGLSYTSFSYGDAAAEITETGDVRVRVDVTNTGDVAGREIVQVYSSLPGSAVQRAPRELKSFLSVALEPGETRTAELIVRRSDLAYWDIRVDGWVVEPGEYVFDVASSSRDIRSSVALQLAGDEVRPPLSRESSIGELLDNPATAAIIGPAITSMFGDDAGMIKMMASFPIGRLAAFPNAPVSEQQVDELIAAGNA, encoded by the coding sequence ATGACGGATGTGTCCCCCGCCGAGCTGACGCTCGAGGAGAAGGCCTCGCTCACGAGCGGCCGCGATTTCTGGACGACCAAGCCGATCGAGCGGGTCGGGGTGCCCTCGATCATGATGACCGACGGTCCCCACGGACTGCGCAAGCAGTCGGCCGCGAGCGACCACCTCGGCCTCGCGCAGAGCGTCCCCGCCACGTGCTTCCCGCCCGCCGTGGGTCTGGGCTCGTCGTTCGACCCCGAGCTCGCCGAGCGGGTGGGCGTCGCCCTGGGCACGGAGTCAGCTCTGGAGAACGTCGCCGTGATCCTCGGCCCCGGCGTCAACATCAAGCGCTCCCCGCTTTGCGGCCGCAACTTCGAGTACTTCTCCGAGGACCCGATCGTCTCGGGCGTCATGGGCGCGGGCCTCGTGCGCGGCATCCAGTCGCGGGGTGTGGGAGCATCGCTCAAGCACTTCGCCGCGAACAACCAGGAGACCGACCGGCTGCGCGTCTCGAGCGACGTCGACCCCCGGCCCTTGCGCGAGATCTATCTGCGCGGCTTCCAGCGCGTGGTCGAAGATGCGCAGCCGTGGACGGTCATGTGCTCGTACAACCGCATCAACGGCGTCTACGCGTCCGAGGATCCGTGGCTGCTCACCTCCGTGCTCCGCGGCGAGTGGGGCTTCGAAGGGCTCGTCGTCTCCGACTGGGGCGCGGTCAACGATCGGGTCGCCGGTGTCGTCGCCGGGCTCGATCTCGAGATGCCCTCGAGCGGCGGCCGCACCGACGCACAGCTCGTCGCCGCAGTGAAGGACGGCTCGCTGGACGAGGCCGCCGTGGATCTCGCTGCCGGCCGCGTGCTCGATCTCGTGCGCAAGGCCGCTGCGCGACCGGCCGCATCCGGCGCGCTGGACGTCGACGCCCACCACGCCCTCGCCCGCGAGGCCGCGGGCCGCTCGATCGTGCTGCTGAAGAACGACGGCGACATCCTCCCGCTCGATCGCTCGCAGCGCATCGCCGTCATCGGCGCGTTCGCCGTCGAGCCGCGCTTCCAGGGCGCGGGCTCCTCGCTGATCAACCCGACGCGGGTGGATGCGGCCCTCGACGCGATCCGCGAGGCGGCCGACGGCGAGGTCGCCTACGCCGCCGGCTTCACCTTCGACGGCAGCGGGGATGCGGACGCGCTGCGCACCGAGGCGGTCGCCGCGGCCGCATCCGCCGAACGTGTCGTGCTGTTCCTGGGCCTTCCCGCCGCGGAGGAGTCGGAGGGCTTCGACCGCACGCACATCGATCTGCCGGCCGCGCAGCTCGCCCTCGTCGACGAGGTCGTGAAGGCGAATCCGAACGTGGTCGTCGTGCTCTCCAACGGCGGCGTCGTCGCGCTGCCCTTCGCCGAGCGCGTGCCGGCGATCCTGGAGGGATGGCTGCTCGGACAGGCCGGCGGCTCGGCCACGGCCGACGTACTCTTCGGCGACGTGAACCCGTCGGCCAAGCTCACCGAGACGATTCCGCTGCGCCTGGAGGACACCCCCTCCTACGGCAGCTTCCCGGGTGAGTTCGGCCACGTGCGCTACGGCGAGGGTCTCCTCGTCGGCTACCGCGGGTTCGACGCGAGCGGGAAGGATGTCGCCTTCCCGTTCGGCCACGGCCTCTCCTACACGAGCTTCTCCTACGGGGATGCTGCGGCCGAGATCACCGAGACCGGCGACGTGCGCGTTCGGGTCGACGTCACCAACACGGGTGACGTCGCCGGCCGCGAGATCGTGCAGGTCTACTCCTCGCTGCCAGGCTCGGCGGTGCAGCGGGCGCCGCGGGAGCTGAAGTCGTTCCTGTCGGTCGCACTGGAGCCGGGCGAGACGCGCACGGCCGAGCTGATTGTGCGTCGGAGCGACCTCGCATACTGGGACATTCGGGTCGACGGCTGGGTCGTGGAGCCCGGCGAGTACGTCTTCGACGTGGCCTCATCGAGCCGCGACATCCGCTCGTCCGTCGCGCTGCAGCTGGCAGGCGACGAGGTGCGTCCGCCGCTGTCGCGCGAGTCGTCGATCGGCGAGCTGCTGGACAACCCCGCGACGGCGGCGATCATCGGCCCGGCCATCACCTCGATGTTCGGTGACGACGCGGGGATGATCAAAATGATGGCGTCGTTCCCGATCGGCCGCCTGGCGGCGTTCCCGAACGCGCCCGTGAGCGAGCAGCAGGTCGACGAGCTGATCGCAGCCGGCAACGCCTGA
- a CDS encoding alpha-galactosidase, with translation MHRDDNATAHLRAAGVSLLIELTQPVPRILHWGADLGADIGLDDGMRLTGAAAVLNNAPDAARAFTIWPTERDGWSGTSAQEGHAAGAATTPRPRLIDTHVSHADAGGGLVRILMRDEVTGLDSEAVYALDRFGVLSVALSVTRPGDEGTDSLYDLAALRALMPVPARASEVLDFSGKWVRERAPQRGLLRDGSHVRRARRGKPGHDSPFLLALGTPGFGFGHGELWSAHLAFSGDAEYLAERLPESAGALRSVIGVGEFLRAGEIRLAPGERYDAPLAIFTWSDAGLDGISDRLHRRLRARATHPSSPRPLTLNTWEAVYFDHDLTRLSALVARAAEVGVERLVLDDGWFRHRRSDRAGLGDWYVDEGVWPDGLGPLVEQVRAAGMQFGLWFEPEMISPDSDLARKHPEWILAPAEGLGGTSRHQQVLDIARPEAWEYLLERISSLVATYDIDYLKWDHNRDLLEAVAHRADGDRPAVHAQTLALYRLLDELRRRHPALEIETCSAGGGRVDLGILERTDRVWASDCNDPVERSQIERWTRLIVPPELIGSHLGDAEAHTTSRVTDLSFRFLTALTAHAGIEADLTRQDDAQLAATRAWADLYRELRPLVHTGRIVNADLMDDATQLTGIVAQDGSRALFTWARLASSADGQVGRVPFPGLDASARYGIRIRTEVGMAKRRDVAPPEWISRALEEEIVLAGAVLATAGVPLPTLDPQQAMLFDVRRLD, from the coding sequence ATGCACCGCGATGACAACGCCACGGCGCACCTGCGTGCGGCGGGGGTGAGCCTGCTGATCGAGCTCACCCAGCCGGTCCCCCGCATCCTGCACTGGGGAGCAGACCTGGGCGCGGACATCGGTCTCGACGACGGCATGCGTCTCACGGGCGCGGCCGCCGTCCTGAACAATGCTCCGGATGCGGCGCGCGCGTTCACGATCTGGCCGACCGAGCGCGACGGCTGGTCGGGCACCTCGGCACAGGAGGGCCACGCTGCCGGCGCGGCCACGACGCCTCGCCCGCGCCTCATCGACACGCACGTTTCGCACGCCGATGCGGGGGGCGGTCTGGTCCGCATCCTGATGCGCGATGAGGTGACGGGCCTCGACAGCGAGGCGGTGTACGCCCTCGATCGCTTCGGCGTGCTGAGCGTCGCCCTCTCCGTCACGCGTCCGGGCGACGAGGGCACCGACTCGCTCTACGACCTGGCGGCGCTACGCGCCCTCATGCCGGTTCCCGCGCGGGCGAGCGAGGTGCTGGACTTCTCCGGCAAGTGGGTGCGCGAGCGCGCTCCGCAGCGTGGGCTCCTCCGCGACGGCAGCCATGTGCGGCGTGCCAGGCGCGGCAAGCCGGGGCACGACTCACCGTTCCTGCTCGCACTGGGAACGCCCGGGTTCGGTTTCGGGCACGGCGAGCTCTGGAGCGCGCACCTCGCGTTCTCGGGCGATGCCGAGTACCTCGCGGAGCGGCTGCCGGAGAGCGCGGGAGCGCTGCGTTCGGTCATCGGCGTCGGCGAGTTCCTGCGCGCCGGCGAGATCCGTCTCGCCCCCGGCGAGCGCTATGACGCACCGCTCGCGATCTTCACCTGGTCGGATGCGGGCCTCGACGGCATCTCCGACCGCCTGCACCGGCGCCTGCGCGCGCGTGCCACGCATCCCTCCTCGCCCCGGCCGCTGACGCTCAACACCTGGGAGGCGGTCTACTTCGACCACGATCTGACGCGTCTGTCCGCGCTCGTCGCGCGCGCCGCCGAGGTCGGCGTCGAACGCCTCGTGCTCGACGACGGCTGGTTCCGCCACCGCCGATCCGACCGCGCCGGCCTCGGCGACTGGTACGTCGACGAGGGCGTCTGGCCCGACGGACTCGGCCCTCTGGTGGAACAGGTACGCGCCGCCGGCATGCAGTTCGGCCTCTGGTTCGAGCCGGAGATGATCAGCCCGGACTCGGACCTGGCGCGCAAGCATCCGGAGTGGATCCTCGCCCCCGCCGAGGGCCTGGGCGGCACATCGCGCCACCAGCAGGTTCTCGACATCGCCCGGCCCGAGGCGTGGGAGTACCTGCTGGAGCGCATCAGCTCACTGGTCGCGACGTACGACATCGACTACCTCAAGTGGGATCACAACCGCGACCTGCTCGAGGCCGTCGCGCACCGCGCCGACGGCGACCGCCCCGCGGTCCACGCGCAGACCCTCGCGCTGTATCGGCTGCTCGATGAGCTGCGGCGCCGGCATCCCGCGCTCGAGATCGAGACGTGCTCTGCCGGAGGCGGGCGCGTGGATCTCGGCATCCTGGAGCGCACCGACCGGGTCTGGGCATCGGACTGCAACGATCCCGTCGAGCGGTCGCAGATCGAACGCTGGACGCGCCTGATTGTTCCGCCCGAGCTGATCGGCTCGCACCTGGGCGACGCCGAAGCGCACACGACCTCACGCGTCACCGATCTGTCGTTCCGGTTCCTCACGGCGCTCACCGCGCACGCCGGGATCGAAGCGGACCTCACCCGCCAGGACGACGCACAGCTGGCAGCGACGCGCGCCTGGGCCGACCTCTATCGCGAACTGCGCCCTCTCGTGCACACCGGTCGCATCGTCAACGCGGACCTCATGGACGATGCGACGCAGCTCACCGGGATCGTCGCGCAGGACGGATCGCGCGCGCTCTTCACCTGGGCTCGGCTGGCGAGCTCCGCCGACGGTCAAGTCGGCCGCGTCCCGTTCCCCGGGCTCGATGCGTCAGCGCGGTACGGCATCCGCATCCGCACCGAGGTCGGGATGGCGAAGCGTCGCGACGTCGCGCCGCCGGAGTGGATCAGCCGCGCACTGGAGGAAGAGATCGTGCTGGCGGGCGCCGTCCTGGCGACCGCAGGCGTTCCGCTGCCAACGCTCGATCCGCAGCAGGCGATGCTCTTCGACGTGCGCCGCCTCGACTGA